From one Anaerotruncus rubiinfantis genomic stretch:
- a CDS encoding phage major capsid protein, with protein MAGITFSKGSGLNESIYGKSAEPIMMFIEKKAEAFEQKAIAPLIFKESTSKNFAEKITSMTSMNGFQPVGEGGAYPKDEMQEGFDKILEHETWKDQFVITREMVEDAKLLDMNKKPLGFVNGYYRTREQFAAALLAGGISGTSVAFGGKSFSTAGADGKAVFATDHPAKVKGAAQSNKFSDAFSNAALGKLETRMQNFTDDNRNILAVTPNTIVIPNDAGLKNDVFEAIGADKDPDTSNNGFNYQYGRWSVIVWPYLNQFLASGVKPWILMDSTYNEEVGGALWLDRVKLEVKTWVDNNNDNNVWNGYARFIAGFADWRFAAVGGITGATAL; from the coding sequence ATGGCAGGCATTACATTCAGCAAGGGGTCAGGCCTGAACGAATCCATTTACGGAAAGAGCGCCGAACCCATTATGATGTTTATTGAGAAGAAAGCGGAAGCCTTTGAACAGAAGGCGATTGCGCCGCTGATCTTCAAGGAAAGCACCTCGAAGAACTTTGCGGAAAAGATCACTTCGATGACTTCCATGAACGGCTTCCAGCCGGTAGGTGAGGGTGGTGCATATCCGAAGGACGAGATGCAGGAGGGCTTTGACAAGATCCTTGAGCATGAGACCTGGAAGGATCAGTTCGTCATCACCCGCGAGATGGTGGAGGACGCGAAGCTCTTAGACATGAACAAAAAGCCGCTCGGCTTCGTGAACGGCTACTACCGCACCCGCGAGCAGTTCGCGGCGGCGCTTCTGGCGGGCGGCATTTCCGGAACTTCCGTGGCCTTTGGCGGGAAAAGCTTCTCAACCGCAGGCGCGGACGGGAAGGCGGTCTTTGCGACCGATCATCCGGCAAAGGTGAAGGGCGCTGCACAGTCGAACAAGTTTTCGGATGCGTTTTCGAACGCAGCGCTCGGGAAGCTCGAAACCCGGATGCAGAACTTCACCGACGACAATAGGAATATTTTGGCGGTCACGCCCAATACCATCGTTATTCCCAACGACGCAGGACTGAAAAACGATGTGTTCGAGGCGATCGGCGCGGACAAAGACCCGGATACCAGCAACAACGGCTTCAACTACCAGTATGGGCGTTGGAGTGTCATTGTGTGGCCGTATCTCAACCAGTTCCTTGCTTCCGGCGTGAAGCCGTGGATTCTGATGGATTCCACCTACAATGAGGAAGTGGGCGGCGCGCTCTGGCTCGACCGCGTGAAGCTCGAGGTCAAAACCTGGGTGGACAACAACAATGACAATAACGTGTGGAACGGCTACGCGCGTTTCATTGCCGGTTTTGCGGACTGGCGGTTTGCCGCTGTCGGCGGGATCACCGGCGCGACCGCGCTTTAA
- a CDS encoding DUF6273 domain-containing protein, with protein MIYGEELGAGGISTKTIPPQGLNLTLKGGNGRIDCTFTGITSQWLYLGQYYRLIAKPGSAPTSPMDGVQIKDVQVGAIGDAVISASIEGLTNGVQYYVRLYVRGENGWQTSVDAVGTATPVAGIAISTLAVGSEVKLNLGGVPYNHLVVHQGNPDATLYDASCDGAWCMIKDIYEKRAWGDLSATNYAKSAVHEYLNTTYLGLFNSGIQNAIKQVKIPYARSLSQTSVNSGENGLLTKVFLPASFELGLNSSEWNISLDGKKLNYFLSGSSEVARQKRVAYFNGVKTMWWTRSSNSDYSRPVAPAENGSLASTDRTSVIGVRSIIIFPSDFLLAPEPNPDGSYSPLTA; from the coding sequence GTGATCTACGGCGAAGAACTAGGCGCGGGCGGGATCAGTACAAAGACGATCCCACCGCAGGGGCTTAATTTGACCTTAAAGGGCGGTAACGGCAGGATCGACTGCACCTTTACCGGGATCACCTCACAGTGGCTGTATCTCGGGCAGTATTACCGGCTCATTGCAAAACCCGGCAGTGCGCCGACCTCCCCAATGGACGGCGTACAGATTAAGGACGTGCAGGTCGGGGCAATCGGGGATGCGGTTATCTCCGCGAGCATCGAGGGGCTTACCAATGGGGTGCAGTATTATGTGCGGCTCTATGTGAGAGGTGAGAATGGCTGGCAGACCAGCGTGGACGCGGTGGGGACGGCTACGCCGGTGGCGGGGATCGCGATTAGCACTTTGGCGGTGGGGTCAGAGGTCAAGCTAAATCTCGGTGGCGTGCCATATAATCATTTGGTTGTACATCAGGGGAATCCGGACGCGACGCTGTACGACGCGAGTTGTGACGGAGCATGGTGCATGATTAAAGATATCTACGAAAAAAGAGCATGGGGAGACCTTTCTGCCACCAATTATGCAAAAAGTGCGGTTCACGAATACCTTAATACCACCTATTTGGGGCTGTTTAATAGTGGAATTCAGAACGCCATTAAGCAGGTTAAAATTCCATACGCAAGGAGCTTGTCCCAAACATCGGTTAATTCAGGTGAAAACGGGTTACTTACAAAGGTTTTTTTGCCAGCCTCATTTGAGCTAGGGCTAAATAGTAGCGAATGGAACATATCATTGGATGGAAAAAAGCTAAATTATTTTTTATCAGGATCTAGTGAAGTTGCAAGGCAGAAAAGGGTAGCCTACTTTAATGGGGTTAAAACTATGTGGTGGACAAGAAGTTCCAATTCCGATTATTCTCGCCCAGTTGCACCTGCTGAGAATGGCAGTCTTGCCAGCACAGACAGAACAAGTGTAATTGGAGTTCGTTCCATAATTATTTTTCCGTCAGATTTTCTCCTCGCCCCAGAACCCAACCCGGACGGCAGCTATAGCCCGCTCACAGCATAA
- a CDS encoding DUF6273 domain-containing protein: protein MSDIKGKALSFGGINTRDLAPQVENLTLKGGDGKIDATFSAVDAAYASLVKYYVVTANTHMPGGPSDGVSVMVMPGTGTLSCVLSGLENGVIHHVRVFIRCTYGWQTSPMAYGVCTPMAGIAISTLAVGSEVKINLDGVAYNHLIVQQGNPDAALYDASCDGIWLLMKDIYEMQQWHSANINDYADSTIHSYLNSTFVAKLDANIQVAIKQVKIPYRAGAGTSKSVTSGANGLPAKVFLLSSTEVSFNHSYMPTREGAELSYFAGCADNSSDSKRIATLNGSTMHWWLRSPAIIDSTYASYVGYGDWQNSKCSNSGGVRPAFILPSDLLLAPAPNPDGSYSPL from the coding sequence ATGTCAGACATAAAAGGCAAGGCCCTATCCTTTGGCGGGATTAACACCCGCGACCTTGCGCCGCAGGTGGAGAACCTCACGCTCAAAGGCGGGGACGGCAAAATAGACGCAACCTTTAGCGCGGTGGATGCGGCATACGCCTCACTGGTCAAATACTACGTCGTGACCGCCAACACCCACATGCCCGGCGGCCCATCGGACGGCGTGTCGGTCATGGTAATGCCGGGAACGGGGACGCTCTCATGTGTTCTGTCGGGGCTGGAAAATGGTGTGATCCATCATGTGCGGGTATTTATCCGGTGTACCTACGGCTGGCAGACAAGCCCTATGGCCTATGGGGTGTGTACGCCTATGGCGGGGATCGCGATTAGCACCTTGGCGGTGGGGAGTGAAGTCAAGATCAACCTTGACGGAGTGGCTTACAATCATTTGATCGTACAGCAAGGGAACCCGGATGCGGCGCTTTATGACGCGAGCTGTGACGGGATATGGTTGTTGATGAAGGATATTTATGAAATGCAGCAGTGGCATAGCGCCAATATCAACGACTATGCCGACAGTACAATTCACAGCTATCTGAACAGCACCTTTGTCGCCAAGCTTGATGCTAACATTCAAGTTGCCATAAAACAGGTGAAAATCCCTTATCGTGCCGGCGCTGGCACCAGCAAAAGCGTTACGAGCGGTGCTAATGGTCTGCCCGCAAAAGTGTTTTTGCTGAGTTCTACGGAAGTCAGCTTTAACCACAGCTATATGCCTACCCGTGAAGGCGCAGAGCTGTCCTACTTCGCAGGTTGTGCAGACAACAGTTCCGACAGCAAGCGTATTGCAACACTGAACGGTTCCACAATGCACTGGTGGCTCCGCTCCCCGGCCATCATCGACTCCACGTACGCCTCGTACGTCGGCTATGGCGACTGGCAAAACTCCAAGTGTTCCAACTCTGGCGGCGTCCGCCCTGCGTTTATCCTTCCTTCCGACCTACTTCTCGCCCCCGCTCCCAATCCCGATGGCTCTTACAGCCCACTTTAA
- a CDS encoding carbohydrate-binding protein, with translation MITTIEQAREYRAKIEATTVYAPPEVAVKEPSLYPVWSPDAVNYYDGTDGKHPQSKVRGRIHPDRLYKCTAPHTSQESWEPDATPALWTVIDETHAGTVDDPIPAARGMEYTYGLYYLDGEDGNIYLCERSGATLGDKITLQYLPHELVGQYFTLYTPETV, from the coding sequence ATGATTACCACAATCGAACAGGCGCGGGAGTACCGCGCAAAGATAGAGGCAACGACTGTGTACGCTCCGCCGGAGGTCGCCGTCAAGGAGCCGAGCCTTTATCCGGTCTGGTCGCCGGATGCGGTCAATTACTATGACGGGACGGACGGCAAGCATCCTCAGAGTAAAGTGCGCGGTCGCATACACCCGGACAGGCTCTATAAGTGTACGGCCCCGCATACATCGCAAGAGAGCTGGGAGCCGGATGCGACTCCCGCCCTCTGGACGGTGATCGACGAGACGCACGCGGGGACTGTGGATGACCCCATCCCGGCAGCACGCGGCATGGAGTATACCTATGGTCTGTACTACCTCGACGGCGAGGATGGCAACATCTATCTCTGCGAGCGCAGCGGGGCTACGCTGGGCGACAAGATTACCCTGCAATATCTGCCGCATGAGCTGGTGGGGCAGTATTTTACACTTTACACACCCGAGACTGTATAA
- a CDS encoding glycoside hydrolase family 25 protein, whose protein sequence is MGSSGLVAAMADVVARGIDISSHQGEIDFAKVRAAGYSYVIIKAGQGLREFQTFRGKYLPAVLAAGLDWGAYWWSDAVTVDEARREAEVFVAALGKLRPTYPVYMDQEYASPCGQWGLNQGKQTRTDMAAAFLQTLEQAGYYAGLYASKDWLEHWVNADKLKNYDKWVAQYAAKCTYGGAYGMWQHHGDVPGFVGRCPGISVPVDLNDCYRDYPAIIKANGLNGWGAQEPSGEMVPRGEYESMKAERDALQTKYDGLVADIQAVISKYRG, encoded by the coding sequence ATGGGATCAAGCGGATTGGTGGCGGCAATGGCTGACGTTGTGGCGCGCGGGATCGATATTTCCTCCCATCAGGGCGAGATCGACTTTGCGAAGGTCAGGGCGGCGGGATACTCCTACGTCATCATCAAGGCGGGACAGGGCTTGCGGGAATTCCAGACCTTCCGGGGGAAGTACCTGCCCGCCGTACTCGCCGCCGGTCTCGACTGGGGCGCGTACTGGTGGAGCGACGCGGTGACTGTGGACGAAGCCAGACGGGAGGCGGAGGTCTTTGTGGCGGCACTCGGGAAGCTGAGGCCGACCTATCCGGTCTATATGGATCAGGAATATGCTTCGCCCTGTGGTCAGTGGGGGCTGAATCAGGGAAAACAGACCCGCACCGATATGGCGGCGGCGTTCCTGCAAACGCTCGAACAGGCCGGATACTATGCGGGACTCTATGCCTCAAAGGACTGGTTGGAACATTGGGTAAATGCGGACAAGCTCAAAAACTACGATAAGTGGGTGGCGCAGTACGCGGCAAAATGCACCTATGGCGGGGCTTATGGGATGTGGCAGCACCACGGAGATGTGCCGGGGTTCGTGGGCCGCTGCCCGGGGATCAGCGTACCGGTTGACCTCAACGACTGCTACCGGGATTACCCGGCGATTATCAAGGCAAACGGCCTCAACGGATGGGGCGCGCAGGAGCCGTCTGGCGAGATGGTGCCGCGCGGTGAATACGAATCCATGAAAGCCGAGCGGGACGCTTTGCAAACGAAATATGACGGGCTGGTAGCCGATATACAGGCGGTGATCAGCAAATACAGGGGGTAA